The Synchiropus splendidus isolate RoL2022-P1 chromosome 1, RoL_Sspl_1.0, whole genome shotgun sequence genome includes a window with the following:
- the ppp1r3c2a gene encoding protein phosphatase 1 regulatory subunit 3C-B, with translation MSCTRILHALGTYPQPAVAPHFAMSLSRQRPIQQLITKTPPKQSVRQYQPMDRLLATSVQSANQRLPTPPPSPSKLRSCFRRNSSGANKKRVVFADAKGLALTAVRLFFPETTNPISTLLPQPSTVKIPRTTENTQQKHKLRLGFPPPTADISSFLARLREACVQLESCSVSEHLLSGRVRVCHVSAEKTVNLKVTFDSWRSHHDVQCTFLQREGCGVAEMDVFTFDLGLPQDIDPNEQIEFFVVFRPGPEGPVHWDNNRGQNYSLHVDNIASSGNQYSTLSKQSASFHPHFSADLLRLPRHFSSRVEGLYASKYSI, from the exons ATGAGCTGCACAAG aatccttcacgctttGGGAACTTACCCTCAGCCTGCGGTAGCTCCACATTTTGCCATGAGCCTGAGTCGGCAGCGACCCATTCAACAACTTATTACCAAAACTCCGCCAAAACAGTCTGTACGACAGTACCAACCCATGGACCGTCTTCTGGCCACCAGTGTTCAGAGTGCAAACCAACGCCTGCCAACGCCGCCCCCGTCTCCGTCCAAGCTGAGGAGTTGTTTCCGGCGGAACAGCAGTGGTGCGAACAAGAAGCGGGTTGTTTTTGCAGATGCAAAGGGTCTGGCTCTGACTGCAGTGCGCCTCTTCTTCCCTGAGACGACCAACCCCATTTCCACACTTCTCCCTCAGCCTTCTACAGTGAAAATCCCACGCACGACGGAGAACACTCAGCAGAAACACAAGCTGCGACTGGGGTTTCCTCCGCCAACAGCAGACATTAGCAGCTTCCTCGCCCGCCTGAGAGAGGCCTGTGTGCAGTTAGAAAGCTGCAGCGTTTCTGAGCACTTGCTGAGCGGCCGAGTGCGAGTTTGCCATGTCAGTGCTGAAAAGACTGTTAACTTAAAGGTGACCTTTGACTCCTGGAGGAGCCATCACGATGTACAGTGCACGTTCCTGCAGCGTGAGGGGTGTGGAGTTGCTGAGATGGATGTCTTCACTTTTGACCTCGGCCTGCCCCAAGACATAGATCCAAACGAACAGATTGAGTTCTTCGTGGTCTTTCGGCCAGGACCTGAGGGGCCCGTCCACTGGGACAATAACAGGGGTCAAAACTACAGCCTGCACGTGGACAATATTGCATCAAGCGGCAATCAATATTCAACACTGTCCAAGCAGAGCGCATCATTTCACCCGCATTTTTCTGCTGACCTGCTTCGTCTTCCGCGGCATTTTTCAAGTCGAGTTGAAGGACTGTACGCTTCTAAATACTCCATCTGA